The DNA region GGAGATAGAGAATATGCAGATGATGGAATGATTGTAATGGTAAGAAAAGCTCAAACTTATAATCCAAAAGAAGTTGCAAATAGGGTCTTAAAAGCTTGTAAAAGGACTTGTAAAAACTATAACAGGAAATGATATTTCAATTGATTTTGATTCAATTTGCATTCATAGTGATACTCCTGGAGCATTATCTTTAATCAAAGAAACCAAAGATATTTTAAAGAAAAATAATATCCAAGTAAAACCACCACAATTTAATTTTTAATTAAAAGGAGAAAAAATGGCACAAATACTTAGTCCAATACCTGGAACATTTTATAGTAAAGTTAATCCTGATGCAGCCCCATATGTAGAAATTGGTACACAAGTAGATGAAGAAAGTGTAGTTTGCTTAATAGAAGTACTAAAAACCTTTCATGAAATTAAAGCAGGAGTCAAAGGAAAAATTGTAGAGATCAAATATAAAAACGAAGATTTTGTTAATCCAGGCGATGTTTTATTTATTGTTGAGCAATAATATTGAATTTTAAAGGAGTTTAGTATGCCTTATAAAGCTAAAAAAATCAAAAAGGTCCTTATTGCTAATCAAGGCGAGATTGCAGTAAGAATTATTCAAGCAGCACATGAACTAAATATGCAAACTGTTGCAATTTACAGTGATGCTGATCGCGGTAATTTAGCATCTCAACTCGCAGATGAAGCTGTTTATATAGGAGAAAACTTAGCCAAAAAAAGTTATTTAGATATTGAAAAGATCATTCAAGCTGCCAAAGCTGTCAAGGCAGATGCTATTCATCCAGGTTATGGTTTTTTAAGTGAAAATTCAGAATTTGCCAAAAGAGTTATTGAAGAAGGTATGATTTTTGTTGGTCCAGATGCTGAAATTATAGAAACCATGGGAGATAAAGCAAAAGCGATTTTAAAAGCAAAAGAAGCTTTACTTCCTACGATTACAGGAAGTAAGCTTATTTCTAATTTACAAGAAGCTCTACTTGAAGCAAAAAAAATTGGATATCCTCTACTTGTTAAAGCCGCTTCAGGTGTAGGAGGAAAAGGAATAAGGCTTATTAACAA from Campylobacter hepaticus includes:
- a CDS encoding acetyl-CoA carboxylase, whose translation is MAQILSPIPGTFYSKVNPDAAPYVEIGTQVDEESVVCLIEVLKTFHEIKAGVKGKIVEIKYKNEDFVNPGDVLFIVEQ